The Tessaracoccus timonensis sequence CTCCCCGCCATCGCCATCGAACCCATGACGTGCGGCCCCGACGCCTTCAACGAGGGCATCACCCATGACGACACACTCCGCCTCGAGCCAGGCGACGAAGCCAGCGGAACGTGGGGCATCCGGGTGCAGGGATAACCCTGGTCAGTGTGCCGTCGCGCTGGCGCGTGATTCACGCACGACAGTGACGTGAATGAGGCCTGGATATGTGAGCGCCTCTTCGATCTCTTGTGCAATGTCATGCGCCAGCACCTGGGCTGCGGCATCGTCAACCTCTTCGGGGTGAACGAGCACCCGCACCTCGTGACCAGACTGCATCGCGAATGCCTTGGCGACGCCGGGCTTCACGGTAGCGATGCGTTCGAGCGCGTGCATGCGCTCAAGGTAGGCCTCGAGCGACTCTCGCCGAGCGCCAGGCCGCGAACCGGAGATGGCGTCAGCAGCTTGTGTCAGGAGCGCCTCGGCTGTGCGAGGTTCTACTTCTCCATGGTGTGCTTCGACGGCATGCACGATGTCGTCGCCCTCCCCATGGGTTCTCAACAGCTCAGCCCCGATCAGGGCATGCGATCCTTCTCGTTCATGCGTGAGGGCCTTGCCGATGTCGTGCAGGAACGCGGCGCGCTTGCAGCGGGCAACGTCGAGCCCCAATTCCGACGCCATCGTGCCAGCGAGGTGCGCGCATTCCACCAGATGATCGAGGACGTTTTGGCCGTAACTCGTGCGGAAAGCGAGCGTGCCAAGGTATGGCAGCAACTCGGGGGCGAGGTCGGCGATGCCCACCTCAGCCAACGCGCGCTCAGCCATGTCTCGCATACGCTGCTCCATGCTGCGCTTCGCTTTGGACACCGCGTGCTCCACCCGCGCCGGATGGATAGTGCCGTCATCAATCAGCGACGCCAGCGCCAGGCGCGCGGTTTCACGTCGGACGGGATCGAAGCAGCTGATGGTGACCGACTGCCCTTCGTCGATGAGCAGGTTGGCACCAGTAGCTTGCTCAAACGCCCGAATGTTGCGGCCTTCTTTGCCGATGATGCGCCCCTTCATATCTTCGGAAGGAAGCCTGATCGACGTGACCACCGTTTCTGCGGTCTGTTCGACGGCAACGCGCTGAATTGCGCCGACGACGACCATGCGCGCCTTCTGCTCAGCTTCTCGCCTAGCCTGCTGTTCGATCACTCGCGCCTCGCGCAGTGCCGTGAGCTTCGCACGATGCAGAACGTCGTCGATGATCTCT is a genomic window containing:
- the rny gene encoding ribonuclease Y, with the protein product MDWLPWIVAVTALTAVVVVLVRQNRSIQSQSQPEPDRRGEELAEARLQLEAERTRWTDERSAARQALDDERAQLRAERERIAGLTCQEAKQEIIDDVLHRAKLTALREARVIEQQARREAEQKARMVVVGAIQRVAVEQTAETVVTSIRLPSEDMKGRIIGKEGRNIRAFEQATGANLLIDEGQSVTISCFDPVRRETARLALASLIDDGTIHPARVEHAVSKAKRSMEQRMRDMAERALAEVGIADLAPELLPYLGTLAFRTSYGQNVLDHLVECAHLAGTMASELGLDVARCKRAAFLHDIGKALTHEREGSHALIGAELLRTHGEGDDIVHAVEAHHGEVEPRTAEALLTQAADAISGSRPGARRESLEAYLERMHALERIATVKPGVAKAFAMQSGHEVRVLVHPEEVDDAAAQVLAHDIAQEIEEALTYPGLIHVTVVRESRASATAH